The sequence ATCCGTTCGGTGCGCTCCGCGAGAAGTCTGAGCTGTCCTAATCCAAGTGCTGCTTGGATGTCAGTGAATTTAAAATTAAACCCGATAGTGTCGTGGAGATCATCCCCACCTGTGCCGCGCACTGGTCGTCCCTGATCCTTCAATGGCTTCAGTTTCATGTAGAGCTCATCGCTATTGGTCACTATCATACCGCCCTGACCCGTAGTGATGGTCTTGGCCGCGGAAAACGAGAAGCAACCTGCATCGCCTAATGTACCCAGATACTTACCCTGATGCTTGGAAAAAAATGCTTCGGCGGCATCTTCCACGACAACCAGTCCATGCTCGTTTGCGATGGCGAGAATGCTTTCCATGTCCGCACCACGGCCAGTCACATGCACAGGGACGATTGCTTTTGTTTTTGGTGTAATTGCTTTCTTGAGCGCTTCAATGCTTATAGTAAGCGTTCTGGGGTCAATGTCCACGAGAATGGGAGTGGCTCCGCACAAAGAAACTGCGTTTGCGGTGGCAATAAATGTTGCGTCAGGGACAATAACCTCGTCTCCTAAACCTACTCCTGAAGCTTTTAATGCTAGGAAAA is a genomic window of Patescibacteria group bacterium containing:
- a CDS encoding DegT/DnrJ/EryC1/StrS family aminotransferase yields the protein MENKNKKIPWWEPQIGSPLERELIEQVLVDNYANEGKLTARFETEIAALLGVKYAVATTSGTSAIFLALKASGVGLGDEVIVPDATFIATANAVSLCGATPILVDIDPRTLTISIEALKKAITPKTKAIVPVHVTGRGADMESILAIANEHGLVVVEDAAEAFFSKHQGKYLGTLGDAGCFSFSAAKTITTGQGGMIVTNSDELYMKLKPLKDQGRPVRGTGGDDLHDTIGFNFKFTDIQAALGLGQLRLLAERTERMKHIYILYRESLRGISGFSVFDIDISGGGVPQWTDIIVERRNELDAYLKEDNIDCRRYWLPIHRQRAYLLPDDHFPNSTKLLTQALWLPSAFTLSDEDVVFVTDRIKEFFSKH